taaaacTGCTGTTATACTGCTTTTTTCttatatatttgaatatattctTTACTCATTTATTACAACTGTTTCATTTGATGCTCTCTATTTTTGCCATCCCCCGTTGCTGTTGTAATATTGCAGAATTCCCCATTGTGGGACCAATAAAGGATTGTCTTATCTTAAACGCCATTTAACTCAACAGCTGCATACTCTTTCTAGAAATCCTGACATGATAACTTAGGATAATTCACAGAACCAATTTCGTTCCACCAATAAACAGTCACCAACCGTAACACAGCACagatgtatatgtgtatgtactCATGAACAAGAGACTTGGTAAataagctagctaacattacagctcaTCTGAGGAGGACGACATTATTGTTTACCTCCCACGCTGTCATGAGCAGGAGTCTTCCATATTTCACAGCAATTCGAGTTctagatataaatataaatagttGACACATATTATAGTTTAATGCAAACATTTGGACAGTTAGATCTGATTGCTTGTGTATATCATCTTTTCTTACTGTTTTTTATAGTTTGACCTTTTTTAGTCTAGAATAAGCAACTGCAACATACCAACTTCCCCTCGGGGATCAATGacatatttcagattttgttaCTCATGAGTAGATACACGCTTCCTTCTGCGAGGTGATACAGTCGGCGGGTGTAGTAgcaagaaaatagttcctaGTTGAACCTGCTCATTACGAGGTCTATGGATTATCTTGAATAACCTGTTCATGACTTCTGGaaggagacattgctgttgagctTTGCAAAAAGATAATTGGGGATTTTTGTCATCTAGTTCcaagagaagacagacatctcTACGGCTGATATCCCCAAAGTTTGGACAACTCACACCGAGACAGAATTTgggatgaactgtccctttaagagcGACTGTTACTCAAGCAGGAGTAAACGGTGCATTCGTTTGTGACTATTTACAGCTGTGGATTAATGTCAGTTTGGTGCAGCGAGTGAAACTGTTGAACTTTTAAGAGATGAATGGctgtttaaaagctgaaatataCTGCATGTTTGCTCCCCATGTTTAAGAGTTAAAGGGTTTGAGGCCAGCAGGCACTGttgattttggtgttttttatggAATGttgttgacaataaaaaaataaaacaccagcCTCGTCCTTTATATCGAACCATGGCCACGTGCTGTGCGCCAAAAACATCACTAGAAATAGtattgtctctctctgtttgctccaGAACCTCACATCACTTTCACCAGAGAACTGTGTGTTCTCAGTGGTTAATCTGAGGCAGCAACACACTCGCTCCTGTATTGATGTCGGACTCTGGAGATGATGGTGTGTAAGCTCTCTCCCAGTTGAAGACTAAACACGTGGTGCTGACTGTTGCCACACAGTTCTAAACAGTGCCTTCCTGTGTTGTAACTCAATCTTACCAAATGGCTAACATGTGATGCTTAAATTAATTCACTCTACAAAGCCACAGAAAGCACAACTTCACAAACCTGCTCCCGAGGCCATCTTCAGCAAACTGTCCCTTCTCTGCAACAGATGTCTCTTCAGGCTTTACGCCACTGGACGAGCTCGCCGGCGGCTCCTCTACTTCTCCTTCAGTCGCCTCCTGAAGCTCAGCATCTTTCCCAGCCTGAGTCTCCGTGGGAGCGttttccacctcctccatcatctcatCTTTCTCCTTCCCTTTGGGAACATCTCCATCTTTGTCCTCTCCCTTCAGCATCGTTTCCTCCCCTATATCCTGTTTGTTGTTCTCCAAGGCAGTGACCTCCTTTGAGCTCGTAGTTGCACACTCAGGATCTGGCTTTGCATCctgatcagagctgcagagagaaccGATCTTTGTTAGTTCACCtgccttaaatgtaaatggaaAGTTTACTCTGCATGTCTTCAGCTTATATTCTTAAAGTGCAACTTAAATGACAGTTTATATCATGAAACGTATATTTATCTGTACAAATATtgcagaaaatattcatatagGAAGTCTTTCATTCTGATATTGCAACAGGTGGTGGTGTCAATATGCCCCCTAGTGGTCGCTGTGCGgttttcaaaaacacaagttgatGTAAAcaagtgtcttgttttgatgCCACAAACTCTGAACTGACTGACCTCTCGCTGGCGCCCTTCGGAGCTGTGGTCGCTGGCTCCTCGACGCAGTTGGCTGAGATATCTTCTTCACCGCTGTGGTTGAGTCCTGCGGGCTCTTGTCCAGAGGAAGACTCAGAGACATCATGGCTATTTGTGACTTCAGGAGCGGCCTCTTCCTCCGTGGACACTGAAGATCTCCCTGGATCATCTGTCACAGCGCTAGACACGGGATGACAGGGAAAAGAGGTtcacttattcattcattttttcatttccacgactgaataaataagctgaccttaaagcacaaaacattttcatactgatttactttgtttatatgtggcggaaCCTGCCACCGTTCTAgctctggggaccttattttcttctgagaacagcctCTGACCCTGGCAGAGCAAACAACTGTACAAAGAACAAGAAacttgcaaacaaacaaacgattGTGTATTGTGTCTGTGATGTGAGTCATACATTTAGTGGGGAagtataaaaatgacaacaaatgtgatttttgctgCCCTCTGTACCAAATAAGCCTGTTCCCTCAGGTCAAGCTTAACCTTTTATCAAAATTGACAGATTACACTTGTTCATATTGCAattttaattaatcattaagCCTTTGTCTACAGGAATATCTGAACATGCTATGGTAAACTAAAGAGACAAATCAATAAGCAATTCACcagaaaaagatgagagaagTCTGAATGTTTTGCAGTAAAAATATCTGAAGAATGTTTTCTGATTTCCTATCCTTTTAATCTTCCCACAAACGCCTCATGTTTAACCTCCTCCCCAGACACCATCTTTGGAACCACTTGTCAATAGTCGTTAGTGTTTGCTTTACAGTATATTGTTTATTTAGACAtcacataattaaaacaaagacataaaaatgctaactaaataacacataataaataatactAATAAATATTAAAGCATTGCTGAGCcatttatgatttgtttttttcactttgtaaaaacaaaagagaaagtgaaactTTACAGTTCATTATGTGACTCACCAGCTCTGAGACTCTTTGTCGATCTCTGCAGAGACGGACGACAGCTGACAAACTGCCGCAGTGAGCTGAGTGTTTGGCACAGACGCCTCTTTATCATTCTGAGAAAACTCCCCCGATGGCTCGGGTGCAGCGATGTCGACCTTGATATCTGTTTCTTCAGCGTTATCATGAGTAGCGGCCACTGTAATGTGCTCTCCTGTTGCGTTTGTCTCAGTGTGGTTTTCAGCACAAACTGCCTTGGCTGTTAGTGAGCTTCTTTCAGGGATGTTGTCCTGCGGAGAGGTGGGATTTTCTTCCTCTGGTGCCACGTTTGTTGGTGTAAGAGCCTCCCAATCGACCTTGGCGGGTTCTTTCTGCAGGGAGCTTAAAGTGCATGGCAGAGGTTCAGGTGGTCCACTGTCCACAGGACGGTCCTTTGGCTCTTCATCTTGTGCTCTGGTGGAGTTTTTTCTGAGTTTGGACCCTTTCCTGGGAGAAGGTGTTGCTTCTTTTGTGACCACCTCTACCATGGGTCCGTTCTCCTGAGTGTTATTGGGCTTCGTCTCTGCAACCTCAGGAGACGGCTTCACCTGTACAGCCTCAGCCTTTACCCCCGCCTTTATAATGACCTCATCAGGTGTCCTGAGtgacagaagacaaagaagatGAGCCACGTAACAgtgtgagagcaaaaaaaaacagcctcctaACTTTGCTGCaactaaagattattttcagaattgattgattgtttagtctataaaacaTCCTAAAAGATTGTAGATAGACACCGATCAAAATGATATAGAGCCCAAGGAaatgtcttcagattgcttTTTTGTCCAACCAGTACTGCAAAACGcttcataaatgacaaaaagcagcaaattctcacatttaagaCGCTGGcacc
This is a stretch of genomic DNA from Acanthopagrus latus isolate v.2019 chromosome 19, fAcaLat1.1, whole genome shotgun sequence. It encodes these proteins:
- the LOC119008435 gene encoding nucleolar and coiled-body phosphoprotein 1-like isoform X1, which translates into the protein MGSCCCRAESPCGSLEERSGLLTDDSKVTGPACERVMVGTCGPEEDDDDMKTPDEVIIKAGVKAEAVQVKPSPEVAETKPNNTQENGPMVEVVTKEATPSPRKGSKLRKNSTRAQDEEPKDRPVDSGPPEPLPCTLSSLQKEPAKVDWEALTPTNVAPEEENPTSPQDNIPERSSLTAKAVCAENHTETNATGEHITVAATHDNAEETDIKVDIAAPEPSGEFSQNDKEASVPNTQLTAAVCQLSSVSAEIDKESQSCAVTDDPGRSSVSTEEEAAPEVTNSHDVSESSSGQEPAGLNHSGEEDISANCVEEPATTAPKGASESSDQDAKPDPECATTSSKEVTALENNKQDIGEETMLKGEDKDGDVPKGKEKDEMMEEVENAPTETQAGKDAELQEATEGEVEEPPASSSSGVKPEETSVAEKGQFAEDGLGSSEEDLYRGFEELSVPEDDKPGSPSVSETTLLKVEDKCSLDPAMDILSYSEREWKGNTAKSALIRKGYKEMSQRFGSLRRVRGDNYCALRATLFQVLSHSTQLPEWLQDEDITMLPKQLEAQEGLISQWTFPGECLQGDGTGDAALQLKGYMELFRNKWQAAVDCSSAVERQQLCERLFHGGEEELGLLEALKLLMLGRAVELHGCMQAGGDVPLFCWLLFARDSSDCPRSFLSNHLSHVGLSAGLEQVEMFLLGYALQCTIQVYRLYKADTEEFVTYYPDDHKDDWPSVCLVTEDDRHYNVPVVEAAEHKKVNLS
- the LOC119008435 gene encoding uncharacterized protein LOC119008435 isoform X2; translated protein: MGSCCCRAESPCGSLEERSGLLTDDSKVTGPACERVMVGTCGPEEDDDDMKTPDEVIIKAGVKAEAVQVKPSPEVAETKPNNTQENGPMVEVVTKEATPSPRKGSKLRKNSTRAQDEEPKDRPVDSGPPEPLPCTLSSLQKEPAKVDWEALTPTNVAPEEENPTSPQDNIPERSSLTAKAVCAENHTETNATGEHITVAATHDNAEETDIKVDIAAPEPSGEFSQNDKEASVPNTQLTAAVCQLSSVSAEIDKESQSCAVTDDPGRSSVSTEEEAAPEVTNSHDVSESSSGQEPAGLNHSGEEDISANCVEEPATTAPKGASESSDQDAKPDPECATTSSKEVTALENNKQDIGEETMLKGEDKDGDVPKGKEKDEMMEEVENAPTETQAGKDAELQEATEGEVEEPPASSSSGVKPEETSVAEKGQFAEDGLGSSEEDLYRGFEELSVPEDDKPVLKVEDKCSLDPAMDILSYSEREWKGNTAKSALIRKGYKEMSQRFGSLRRVRGDNYCALRATLFQVLSHSTQLPEWLQDEDITMLPKQLEAQEGLISQWTFPGECLQGDGTGDAALQLKGYMELFRNKWQAAVDCSSAVERQQLCERLFHGGEEELGLLEALKLLMLGRAVELHGCMQAGGDVPLFCWLLFARDSSDCPRSFLSNHLSHVGLSAGLEQVEMFLLGYALQCTIQVYRLYKADTEEFVTYYPDDHKDDWPSVCLVTEDDRHYNVPVVEAAEHKKVNLS